Below is a window of Electrophorus electricus isolate fEleEle1 chromosome 12, fEleEle1.pri, whole genome shotgun sequence DNA.
ATGAGTTCAAAGatgcacaaaaatattttcacattaattGGATCAACCCACTTTCTTGAACTCTAATGCAGATTGGAGGAGGATGGCCGCCGGGAACACCGGGATCGGGATACAGACAGGGAAAGGGAGCGTGAGAGGGACCGCCGGGATCGGGATACAGACAGGGAAAGGGAGCGTGAGAGGGAGCGCCGTCAGAAAGAGAAGGAGCGGATCAGGAGGCAGGACGAGGAGCGTCGTCGTCGTCGGGAGCGGCACGATGgagaaaatgtttacaaaaagagagaggaggaggggcgaAAGGAAAAGGAGCGTGTctgggagaagaggaagagtgagaatACAGGAGACTTCTGCAGTCACGCTCCACTCGACAAATCGGACAAGCCCTACAAAGATtctaaaaaagaagaaagtgtGAAAAGGGATCGTTTACGGAACAAGGTGTTACTTTGAGTTGGATCTGCTTGTCATGTTTGTCATATGTAAACTGAATATGGGAAGAATTTAACCACCCTATAAATATCAATGCACAGAGTAAAAATATTAGGTGTTCTTTTACTACTTCATAGTAAAATGCAACATGTAAAGTACCTTCTAAAGAGGACTATTTTCAAGTAAAAGATCTGAATTATTGTATTATAACACGTAACCTTGTCAAAACTTGGAGGGTTATCACCAAAGTTAAACCCCATATACTACCTAACTGAAATCTTCATTTCTGGACTAGAGAAAGTGTGAAAACACTCATTTCAGGTGCCTCTGCTCTTTCCCATTCACACAATGCAGAAATCCTCGTGTGTTAATATTACATGTTTATCTTGCACTGTATTGGTCTTAACCTGCTTCACTGATCATTCATCGTACTTATCAGCTGTGTGATCTTCTGAAAAGACCGCTTTGTATTTTGTCCCAGGATCGACCTGCCATCCAGCTGTACCAGCCAGGAGCGAGAAGCCGCAACAAAGGAGTAGGAGACAGCCAGGCGGGGGACAAGATGGCAGAGCGGGACGCTAAGAATGCACAAGAGAAAGGGGAAGAGTGAGTGAATGGCCAtaatgatgatgaggaggaaatCTGGTCCTGCCAGGGCTGATCAGCATCAGAAAAGTGTGGTGGTGCCAAAGCTCCTTCCCCTCTCGAGGTctctgtcagacagacagaagccCAACCCTGTCACCCTACTGTGCCTGAATGAGCcccctttcatttctttttattagaaAGGCAAGGGATAAATCTCGCTCCCTGACCAACGCTTGGAGTCGAGCTGTGGCGCCTAGCAAGAGAAGCCAAAGTGGACCACGAGGATGCAAAAGTGACCTTACTCATGGTGCACAACCAAAACATATTGTACTTCACAGCTGTTCAGCTCCTCTGGTATGTGAGGCTAGTGATCCAGTTTGTTTACTCTGCCACACTCCAATAAGTTACCGAAGGTTTTACAGAAAGTTTCACAGGTACAGTTTGTTTGGATGATTTTTAAAGAGATTCCCCTCCCATTAACCTTTGCTACGTGGACTCTGAGCCATGTGCTATGATGTCTTTATCACAGtcaggtgtttttgttttttttctttttaaagctgACATCATTTTCTGGAAATCTTGTTAAATTTAGCAAGTGGCCTTCCCAACTTTTGCAATAAAGCTTTACCCTATGAATGCTACTGCAGACTGAGTTTGTTGGAATCCAGCTGTCACCTTTAATTGGAGCATTAAAACAATGATCatcttttttaaataacaggcatttagctgtttttttagGTAATTGATAGGGGGAGATGAGCCTCTAGGTAAAGTGCTTTCATTTAGAGGTTTGCTAAAGACAATCCTCTGTGAGCAGATGAGGGAGCGCCTTTGTTTTACCTTTGTATTAATGTGCACAATGTTATGTTGTAAGGAgatgaatgaacaaacaaacaaaaaatgtaccCCAGTATCAAACCTTGATCTGAAGCATGGCAAAGtaagtgtgctgtggtgttgatTGATCTGTCGTTGCCTGGACACTTGTTACTGAGGGATCAGTGAGATCCAGGTTGTATTAGAAAAATCTGTAGTAGTTCAGGGTGTTGGTGCTCTAAACTCTTAAGGGATTAGTTAATCCAACATAATCATGATCCAAAACCACCAACGGAGTGGCTCAAACAATTAAAAcctgttttttaaatcatttttagaaGTCAGAATATTTTCGTTACAGTGCCATTTAAAATCCCAGGACGTGCCATAAATACATCTGATCTGAACTAGTGTTGAGCCCAATTCCCTCTGCGCAGGACATCGCAGATGTGACTGACTTATTTCGCTAAAGTTAGAAAATTCCCAAACGGGCCAACGGGCACGTGTTTGTGCGCGTCGCATGACGTTTTGGCGCTCCGCGTCGCAGATATACTACGTCACCATGACGCACGCTTCCTTCTCTTCAGCCGCCGCCATAGTGGTGAAAGGATTGTGTATCTATAATGGTGAGAAACAATCAGTGAACATCCTCATGTAGTCGTGTGTTTTGTGGCAGAGGTCATTACCGATGTACGTGAAAGAATGTTttacgtctgtgtgtttaagaaTTGCAGTGATTAAGCTGTTGTGGAAATTTTATATCATTAAAAGTTTACCCACTCCGGAATAGTCGGAGCATTACTATGAGTAACATTATTGTGTTGTCTCACCAACACTCTCACACTACGCATTTATTTAAAGGTGCCCAGGCTGCGGCGTTTGTATCCCTAAGCGTGTATTTCACTATGAACTCTTAATGTCTAGCTGGGCTAATGTGTTGCTCCCTGCGCTCGTTCCAGGCGTCGCACAAGACGTTCAGGATCAAACGTTTCCTCGctaagaagcagaagcagaaccGGCCGATTCCGCAGTGGATCAGAATGAAGACCGGCAACAAGATCAGGTAGGAGGAGGCTGAGGCTGGGTCCAAGCCGTAGTGAGGGGCTCCATCCACGACTGGGATGGTCTGTCCCACAGTCGTCGGAAGCAGGACGCAATTACTGTGCTTCGTCTTGTGGAAGTGCTGTCGTTATCCTGCTGAGAGCAACATCTACTACAGAGCCCCTTCTGCTCGTCTTGTGGGATGAGAAATGCTCTTTAGTAGTAACAGCTACTTTTTTTGAGACTCGTTGCCATATTTTTTAGAGCTCAAACTAAGGAATGTTTATAGAGGGGTTATTTGTAACTTCCCCCTGTATTTTCCCCACTCTTGGTATCCTTACATTTTTCCTAATGCCTGATTTATGTAGTCCAGAAAGGGCTTGAGTGACTTCTACATCATTCAGATTTTGTCCACTTTATGCTTATTAATGTGAATGCAATAAACATGAGTAGGAGAGCAATGTACTGTCAAACTGTTTTATAAAAGTAGAGGTTTT
It encodes the following:
- the rpl39 gene encoding 60S ribosomal protein L39, yielding MASHKTFRIKRFLAKKQKQNRPIPQWIRMKTGNKIRYNSKRRHWRRTKLGL